A portion of the Clostridium gelidum genome contains these proteins:
- a CDS encoding molybdopterin-dependent aldehyde oxidoreductase, translating to MLKKILKINGVNRTIVADPESSLTDVLRKQLFLTGTKLGCGKGECGACNVIMNGKVVKSCITRMKRVPDEAEIITIEGIGTQDDLHPVQFAWMVHGAAQCGFCTPGFIVSAKALLDENNNPTREEVRQWFQKCSNVCRCTGYIPLVDAVMEAARIIRGEVTKEQLWFKLPEGASLLGTDAVRPSACAKVTGTWDFGADLGLTLPEDTLHIKLVQATVSHANIISINTSEAENMPGVYRVLTYKDVKGTNRINGLAFPSNKGDGLERPILNDKKIFQFGDAIAMVLADTPTNAENAAKKVVVEIEELPAYMSAPAAMAEDAIQIHPGTPNVYFECGTVKGEETAPIMEKLSYVLEEDYYVGRQPHLPIEPDVGFAYFNEEGKLVIHSKSIALHFHALMIADGIGLPLDDVKIVQNPTGGTFGYKFSPTIEALLAVAAIDTGRPVYLEFNMFQQITYTGKRSPFFMHLKMGADENGKIKALETDWSCDHGPYCEFGDLVTTRGSQFMGAGYKIDNIRGNGRTVATNHAWGAAFRGFGSPQSLFSSEVMVDELAAKMGIDPLEFRYNNVYREGDTTPTGCAPDVIVLPQMLDTIRPYYKKAKEAAKEKNKTSVDKKYGAGISLLIYGCGLDGPDTSEAWAELTKDGVTVGNSWEDHGQGADMGTLTIAYETLRKAGIKVSDIKLILNDMNFTPNSGPAGGSRSNVLTGNATRVACENLLEGMKKQDGTYRTYDEMVAEGNPLKYDGKWTAPCTAPDPATGQGNPFPTYMYGVLLAEVEVDMNTGKAYVDKLTCVCDVGVIVNKLVVDGQILGGLVQGIGLALTEDFEDLKKHTTLTGCGIPKIKDVTDDITLLYQETPRPLGPYGASGAGEMPLSAPHAAIINAIYDACGVRIRHLPARPEKILAGLNKLNK from the coding sequence ATGTTAAAAAAAATATTAAAAATTAATGGTGTTAATAGAACTATTGTTGCAGATCCAGAAAGTTCACTTACTGATGTTTTAAGAAAACAATTATTTCTTACTGGTACTAAATTAGGTTGCGGAAAAGGTGAATGCGGTGCTTGTAATGTAATAATGAATGGTAAGGTAGTAAAGTCTTGTATAACAAGAATGAAAAGAGTACCTGATGAAGCTGAAATTATAACTATTGAGGGAATTGGAACTCAAGATGATTTACATCCTGTTCAATTTGCTTGGATGGTACATGGTGCAGCACAATGTGGATTTTGTACCCCTGGATTTATAGTAAGTGCTAAAGCACTTTTAGATGAAAATAATAATCCTACAAGAGAAGAAGTAAGACAATGGTTCCAAAAATGTAGTAATGTATGTAGATGTACAGGATATATACCATTAGTAGATGCAGTAATGGAAGCAGCTAGAATTATAAGAGGAGAAGTTACAAAGGAGCAATTGTGGTTTAAGCTTCCTGAAGGTGCAAGTTTATTAGGTACTGATGCTGTAAGACCTTCTGCATGTGCAAAGGTAACTGGTACATGGGATTTTGGTGCTGACCTTGGTTTAACTCTTCCAGAGGATACTCTACATATAAAACTTGTTCAAGCAACAGTTTCTCATGCAAACATTATATCAATTAATACATCTGAAGCTGAAAATATGCCTGGAGTATATAGAGTTTTAACTTACAAAGATGTAAAGGGAACAAACAGAATTAATGGTTTAGCTTTCCCATCGAATAAAGGTGATGGACTTGAAAGACCAATTTTAAATGATAAGAAAATATTCCAATTTGGTGATGCAATTGCAATGGTGCTTGCAGATACACCTACAAATGCAGAGAATGCAGCTAAAAAGGTTGTTGTAGAAATTGAAGAATTACCAGCATATATGAGTGCTCCAGCAGCTATGGCAGAGGATGCAATTCAAATTCATCCAGGAACACCTAATGTATATTTTGAATGTGGAACTGTTAAAGGAGAAGAAACTGCTCCAATAATGGAAAAATTGTCTTATGTTCTTGAAGAGGATTATTATGTAGGTAGACAGCCACATCTTCCAATAGAACCAGATGTAGGATTTGCTTATTTTAATGAAGAAGGAAAATTAGTAATTCACTCAAAGAGTATTGCATTACATTTCCATGCTCTTATGATTGCGGATGGTATTGGTCTTCCACTAGATGATGTTAAAATTGTGCAAAATCCAACAGGTGGAACCTTTGGATATAAATTTAGTCCTACAATAGAAGCTTTGCTTGCAGTTGCTGCTATAGACACAGGAAGACCAGTATATCTTGAATTTAATATGTTCCAACAAATTACTTACACTGGAAAGAGATCACCATTCTTCATGCATTTAAAAATGGGTGCAGATGAAAATGGTAAGATAAAAGCATTAGAAACAGATTGGTCTTGTGATCACGGTCCATATTGTGAATTTGGTGACTTAGTTACAACAAGGGGTTCACAATTTATGGGTGCTGGCTACAAAATTGATAATATTAGAGGTAATGGAAGAACTGTTGCAACAAATCATGCATGGGGGGCAGCTTTCAGAGGTTTTGGTTCACCACAAAGTTTATTTTCATCAGAAGTAATGGTTGATGAACTTGCTGCTAAGATGGGTATTGATCCATTAGAATTTAGATATAATAATGTTTATAGGGAAGGTGATACTACTCCAACCGGATGTGCACCGGATGTAATTGTACTTCCACAAATGCTTGATACTATTCGCCCATACTACAAGAAAGCAAAGGAAGCTGCAAAGGAAAAGAATAAAACTAGTGTTGATAAGAAATATGGTGCTGGAATATCACTTCTAATTTATGGCTGTGGACTTGATGGCCCTGATACTTCAGAAGCTTGGGCTGAACTTACAAAAGATGGAGTGACAGTTGGGAATTCATGGGAAGATCATGGTCAAGGTGCAGATATGGGAACATTGACAATAGCATATGAGACACTAAGAAAAGCTGGTATTAAGGTAAGTGATATAAAATTGATATTAAATGATATGAATTTTACACCAAATAGCGGACCAGCAGGTGGAAGTCGTTCAAATGTTCTTACAGGAAATGCAACAAGAGTTGCTTGTGAAAACTTACTTGAAGGTATGAAAAAACAAGATGGAACTTATAGAACTTATGATGAAATGGTTGCAGAAGGAAATCCATTAAAATATGATGGAAAATGGACTGCACCTTGTACAGCCCCTGATCCTGCAACAGGACAAGGAAACCCATTCCCAACTTACATGTATGGAGTTTTACTTGCAGAAGTTGAAGTAGATATGAATACTGGTAAGGCTTATGTTGATAAATTAACATGTGTTTGTGATGTGGGAGTTATTGTAAATAAACTTGTAGTTGATGGTCAAATACTTGGAGGCCTTGTTCAAGGTATTGGGCTTGCACTAACTGAAGATTTTGAGGATCTTAAGAAGCATACAACATTAACTGGCTGCGGAATACCAAAAATAAAGGATGTTACTGATGACATAACATTACTTTACCAAGAAACTCCAAGACCACTTGGACCTTATGGAGCATCAGGTGCTGGTGAAATGCCATTATCTGCTCCTCATGCAGCAATTATTAATGCAATATATGATGCTTGTGGAGTTAGAATTAGACATCTTCCAGCTCGTCCAGAAAAAATTCTTGCTGGATTAAATAAATTAAATAAATAG
- a CDS encoding pyridine nucleotide-disulfide oxidoreductase/dicluster-binding protein has translation MDLEKLLAVQAKCINDNPPACNTECPIHVDVKGIILEIRKGNFEESYRILKKRMPFTNIIGLVCDHPCETSCLTNVDGKAISIHELERAVVTYGGMAKIKTLPIPKNDKRVAIVGGGISGITCAYDLNQKGYGIDIFEKESQAGGSFLKFSEKILQQKQIQYEITKLEELGIEIKVNYEVTTENFENILDEYDAVFIGTGVWQQKFNIDEVTMQTEIEKVFVGGSLAHGQESVIQSVYTGRLAAVSIDRFVQKKSLTALRGKEGSYKSILKIDTENEKVSPRIEPENITFTKEEAINEALRCVQCECHKCVKACIHLQKEKLDPKAYIRTINQNERIILGDHYANKTINSCLECGLCGAVCPESINMADIIKETRKSMVSKDKMPISAHDFALKDMEFTNSQYFELIKHQPGKNNSKYVFYPGCQLSASYSEYVVKAYNYLMEKLDGGVGLYLGCCGAPADFAGRQEQYNNSMEKIYSNLKMLGNPIVITACSTCFNNFKGNIEEIEIKSLWEIFDEKGLPSDVKLGNGKVLAVHDACTTRKEKSIHESIRNIAKSLGYKIEEPEFTRETTKCCGFGGLVYFSNKEFSKEVTENRIKDSENDFLAYCAMCRDLFVLKGKKTYHILDLIYGNKSIEISDMKVPTLSERRANRFRLKKEMLKNLWGEKMEIKDEYDELKIVIDDKIRNKMEDELILEMDIKKVIGDAEKNKNSFFNPENKHILAWRRLVNVTFWVEYEKINDTFKIINAYSHRMDVTGV, from the coding sequence ATGGATCTTGAAAAACTTTTAGCAGTGCAGGCGAAATGCATAAATGATAATCCTCCTGCATGTAATACTGAATGCCCAATACATGTTGATGTTAAAGGAATTATTTTAGAAATTAGAAAAGGAAATTTTGAAGAATCATATAGAATATTGAAAAAAAGAATGCCATTCACTAATATAATAGGATTGGTTTGTGATCATCCTTGCGAAACCTCTTGTTTAACTAATGTGGATGGGAAAGCAATTTCAATCCATGAACTTGAAAGGGCAGTAGTAACTTATGGAGGTATGGCAAAAATAAAAACACTTCCTATTCCTAAAAATGATAAGAGAGTTGCCATTGTTGGTGGTGGAATCAGCGGGATTACCTGTGCTTATGATCTTAATCAAAAAGGATATGGTATTGATATTTTTGAAAAAGAAAGTCAAGCAGGAGGCTCTTTTTTAAAGTTTTCAGAAAAGATATTACAGCAAAAGCAAATACAATATGAAATTACTAAACTTGAAGAGTTAGGAATTGAAATAAAAGTGAATTATGAAGTCACTACTGAAAACTTTGAAAACATTTTAGATGAATATGATGCAGTTTTTATTGGGACAGGTGTATGGCAGCAAAAATTTAATATAGATGAAGTTACTATGCAAACAGAGATAGAAAAAGTATTTGTTGGTGGAAGTCTTGCACATGGACAGGAATCAGTTATACAATCAGTATATACTGGAAGATTAGCTGCAGTATCTATTGATAGATTTGTACAAAAGAAGTCTCTGACTGCACTAAGAGGAAAAGAAGGATCTTATAAAAGTATTCTTAAAATTGATACAGAAAACGAGAAGGTTTCACCAAGAATTGAACCTGAAAATATTACATTTACAAAGGAAGAAGCAATTAATGAAGCATTAAGATGTGTTCAATGTGAATGTCATAAATGTGTTAAAGCTTGTATTCATCTTCAAAAGGAAAAATTAGATCCTAAAGCTTATATAAGGACTATAAATCAAAATGAGCGTATTATTCTTGGAGATCATTATGCTAATAAAACAATAAATTCTTGCTTAGAGTGTGGATTATGTGGTGCAGTTTGTCCTGAATCAATAAATATGGCTGATATAATTAAAGAAACTAGAAAAAGTATGGTGTCTAAAGACAAAATGCCAATTTCAGCTCATGATTTTGCTTTGAAAGATATGGAATTTACAAACAGTCAATATTTTGAATTAATTAAACATCAGCCTGGGAAGAATAATAGTAAATATGTATTTTATCCTGGTTGTCAGTTAAGTGCCAGTTATTCAGAATATGTTGTTAAAGCATATAATTATTTAATGGAAAAACTTGATGGTGGTGTTGGATTATATTTAGGTTGTTGTGGAGCACCTGCTGATTTTGCAGGGAGGCAAGAACAATATAATAACAGTATGGAAAAGATATATTCAAATTTAAAAATGTTGGGAAATCCAATTGTTATAACTGCATGTTCTACATGTTTTAATAATTTTAAGGGAAATATAGAAGAAATAGAAATTAAATCTCTTTGGGAAATATTTGATGAAAAAGGTCTTCCAAGTGATGTTAAGCTCGGGAATGGTAAAGTTTTAGCAGTACATGATGCATGTACTACAAGAAAAGAAAAAAGCATTCATGAAAGTATAAGAAATATTGCCAAAAGTCTTGGTTATAAAATTGAAGAGCCTGAGTTTACAAGGGAAACTACAAAATGTTGCGGTTTTGGAGGACTTGTTTATTTTTCAAATAAAGAATTTAGTAAGGAAGTAACTGAAAATAGAATAAAGGATTCAGAAAATGATTTTCTTGCTTATTGCGCAATGTGCAGAGATCTATTTGTTTTAAAAGGTAAAAAGACGTATCATATTTTGGATCTTATATATGGTAATAAAAGTATTGAGATTTCAGATATGAAAGTCCCTACCTTATCCGAAAGAAGAGCAAATAGATTTAGACTTAAGAAAGAAATGCTCAAGAATTTATGGGGTGAAAAAATGGAAATAAAGGATGAATATGATGAGTTGAAAATAGTAATAGATGACAAGATTAGAAACAAAATGGAAGATGAACTAATTCTAGAAATGGATATTAAAAAAGTAATAGGAGATGCAGAAAAGAATAAAAATAGCTTTTTTAATCCTGAGAACAAACACATTCTTGCTTGGAGAAGATTAGTAAATGTAACATTTTGGGTAGAATATGAAAAGATTAATGATACATTTAAAATTATAAATGCTTATAGCCATAGAATGGATGTAACGGGGGTATGA
- a CDS encoding DVU_1557 family redox protein: MKQDNENKKSKWLCSKCGGPLEEGPVKAEYLGGNFEIELLECPVCKNVLITEELAAGQMLEVEKSLEDK; this comes from the coding sequence ATGAAACAAGATAATGAAAATAAAAAAAGTAAATGGTTATGCTCAAAGTGTGGAGGTCCTCTTGAGGAAGGTCCTGTAAAAGCAGAATACCTTGGAGGAAATTTTGAAATAGAATTGTTAGAGTGCCCTGTTTGTAAAAATGTTTTAATCACAGAGGAGCTTGCAGCTGGTCAAATGCTTGAAGTAGAAAAGAGTTTAGAGGACAAATGA
- the trsM gene encoding DVU_1556 family methyltransferase: protein MGCTVYENKDMQGITGDTLRPGGMFLTDRAIKICEFKQNDKILDVGCGMGVTVEKLKSIYNLNAFGVDPSLKLLQLGKEKYGNHNIELGRGEELPYENSFFKGVMAECTMSLMEDYKKTIMESNRVLEDKGYFIVSDVYARRPEYLEEVQKHNVNSCMRGLFNIDVLKEAIVSSGFEIISFEDWTDLLKQLMVKIIFKYGSMSAFWEIATCSSCGDFQKKLTLCKPGYFLLVAQKK from the coding sequence ATGGGTTGCACAGTTTATGAAAATAAAGACATGCAGGGAATAACAGGGGATACTCTAAGACCAGGAGGAATGTTTCTTACTGACAGAGCAATTAAAATATGTGAGTTTAAACAAAACGATAAAATTCTTGATGTGGGTTGTGGTATGGGAGTAACTGTAGAAAAACTTAAAAGTATATATAATTTAAATGCTTTTGGAGTTGATCCTTCTTTAAAATTACTACAACTAGGAAAAGAGAAATATGGGAATCATAATATAGAACTTGGTAGAGGAGAAGAGTTACCTTATGAAAATTCATTTTTTAAAGGAGTTATGGCTGAATGCACAATGTCACTTATGGAGGACTATAAAAAGACAATAATGGAAAGTAATAGAGTTCTAGAGGATAAAGGATATTTTATTGTTTCAGATGTGTATGCAAGAAGACCAGAATACCTTGAAGAAGTGCAAAAACATAATGTTAATAGTTGTATGAGAGGACTTTTCAATATAGATGTATTAAAAGAGGCAATTGTAAGCTCAGGCTTTGAAATAATATCCTTTGAAGATTGGACAGATTTATTGAAGCAGCTTATGGTGAAAATAATTTTTAAGTATGGTTCAATGTCAGCGTTTTGGGAAATAGCAACCTGTAGTAGTTGTGGTGATTTTCAGAAAAAACTTACTCTTTGTAAACCAGGATATTTTTTACTTGTTGCTCAAAAAAAGTAG
- a CDS encoding DVU_1555 family C-GCAxxG-C-C protein — protein MGADPFKMFKLANSGYCCSQILIIMYLESKEMENVQLVKAMAGLCAGVGNTGKTCGIITGGACLLGIYAGKGIDIEIRDDNLKKMIQKFVEWFEDEFESTECVDMITVDVLNDMNDNEAYPIKCGNTMQKSYNKINEILKEYKYI, from the coding sequence ATGGGAGCAGATCCATTTAAAATGTTTAAATTAGCAAATTCAGGTTATTGTTGTAGTCAGATACTAATTATTATGTATCTTGAAAGTAAAGAAATGGAAAATGTTCAATTAGTAAAGGCTATGGCTGGACTTTGTGCAGGTGTTGGAAATACGGGGAAAACCTGCGGAATTATAACTGGAGGAGCATGTTTATTGGGGATTTACGCAGGGAAAGGTATAGATATTGAAATTAGAGATGATAATTTAAAAAAGATGATTCAAAAATTTGTGGAGTGGTTTGAAGATGAGTTTGAAAGTACAGAATGTGTTGATATGATAACTGTAGATGTACTTAATGACATGAATGATAATGAAGCTTACCCAATAAAATGTGGCAATACAATGCAAAAATCCTACAATAAAATTAATGAAATTTTGAAAGAATATAAGTATATATAA
- the trsS gene encoding radical SAM (seleno)protein TrsS, translating into MSKVEERINETQSICPVCLNIVNATVVKKGADLYLTKKCEEHGKFETVIWRGMPDYEAWVRPKSPAYPKVPYTKVSKGCPLDCGLCSEHRQHTCTVLIEVTSRCNLNCEFCFADAHGNEDDPNMETIEMWYRRIIEAGGPYNLQISGGEPTVREDLHKIISMASNMDFKFIQLNTNGIKLADYKYYEKLKEAGLKSIFLQFDGLSESAMTKLGRQDIIQNKLKVIENSAKLGIGVILVCTVVPSVNDDLLWEIIEFGLKNAPTVRGVHFQPVSYFGRIPKIPEDKDRITLPEVMSKIVEQSNNKINLSDFGPSGCENARCSFHANYAYVDDKLIAISKKNNCCSVEDGKEGSHKAVKFVERNWSGVKINKYVPKKNSFEELAQKIKNGFFSISGMAFQDAWNLDTERLKDCCIHVVSKEGKLIPFCAYNITAINQKKLYR; encoded by the coding sequence ATAAGCAAAGTGGAAGAGAGAATAAATGAGACACAAAGTATTTGTCCTGTTTGTTTAAATATAGTTAATGCGACAGTCGTAAAAAAAGGTGCTGATTTATATTTAACTAAGAAATGTGAAGAACATGGAAAATTTGAAACTGTGATTTGGAGGGGGATGCCAGATTATGAAGCTTGGGTAAGACCAAAAAGTCCGGCTTATCCCAAAGTGCCATATACAAAGGTCTCAAAAGGCTGTCCACTTGATTGTGGGCTTTGCAGTGAACATCGTCAACATACTTGTACAGTACTTATTGAAGTAACCTCAAGGTGTAATTTAAACTGTGAATTTTGTTTTGCAGATGCACATGGTAATGAGGATGATCCTAATATGGAAACTATAGAAATGTGGTATAGAAGAATTATTGAAGCAGGAGGGCCTTATAATCTTCAAATATCTGGAGGAGAACCTACCGTAAGAGAAGATCTTCATAAGATTATTTCCATGGCTTCAAATATGGATTTTAAATTTATTCAACTAAACACAAATGGCATTAAGCTTGCAGATTATAAGTATTATGAAAAATTAAAGGAAGCAGGACTTAAATCTATTTTTCTTCAATTTGATGGTTTAAGTGAATCTGCAATGACAAAGCTTGGACGACAAGATATAATACAGAATAAGTTAAAGGTTATAGAAAATAGTGCAAAATTAGGGATTGGTGTAATTCTTGTATGTACAGTAGTTCCTAGTGTAAATGATGATCTACTTTGGGAAATTATAGAGTTTGGACTTAAAAATGCACCAACTGTAAGAGGAGTGCATTTTCAACCTGTAAGCTATTTTGGAAGAATACCTAAGATCCCTGAAGATAAGGATAGAATTACTCTTCCAGAAGTTATGAGTAAAATAGTAGAACAAAGTAATAATAAAATTAACCTTTCAGATTTTGGTCCATCAGGTTGTGAAAATGCAAGATGCTCTTTTCATGCAAATTATGCATACGTAGATGACAAACTTATTGCCATAAGTAAAAAGAACAATTGCTGTAGCGTAGAAGATGGGAAGGAAGGATCACATAAAGCAGTGAAATTTGTTGAGAGAAATTGGTCTGGAGTGAAAATAAATAAGTATGTCCCTAAAAAGAATTCCTTTGAAGAGTTAGCTCAAAAAATAAAGAATGGTTTTTTCAGTATATCGGGTATGGCCTTTCAAGATGCTTGGAATTTAGATACAGAAAGATTAAAAGATTGCTGCATTCATGTTGTTAGCAAAGAGGGAAAGTTAATTCCGTTTTGTGCTTATAATATTACAGCTATTAACCAAAAGAAGCTATATAGATAG
- a CDS encoding XdhC family aldehyde oxidoreductase maturation factor — protein sequence MKEFYEERLELLKSGENFVLASIFDSQGSAPRTTGARMIIRKNGSIIGTVGGGKIESLVIQHGIEIFNTKTTVLKDYKLQETDNKGIGMACGGDVSILMEYVDAENDINIKLYEEVVKCFQNGEKASIIRKFFNDGNKINYLYKNGEMIFTSNTVERENIDKYSDIVRYRDLVLIKEENANVLIEPICNLGRLYIFGAGHVSQKLAELAKKIDFMVTVVDGRSEFANVERFPTTDEIIVPDSFEGCFKELPIDKDSYIIIVTSGHIFDLTCLKQALRTDAYYIGMIGSRRKRNIVYEALKKDGFTLDDFNKVHNPIGLEIGAETPEEIAVSISAELIKVRRERMK from the coding sequence ATGAAAGAATTTTATGAGGAGAGGCTGGAACTTCTAAAAAGTGGTGAAAATTTTGTGCTCGCTTCAATTTTTGATAGCCAGGGTTCAGCACCAAGAACAACAGGCGCAAGAATGATAATTAGAAAAAATGGTTCTATTATTGGAACTGTTGGTGGAGGGAAAATTGAATCATTAGTAATCCAGCATGGTATAGAAATATTTAATACAAAAACGACAGTGCTTAAGGATTATAAATTGCAAGAAACTGATAATAAAGGCATTGGAATGGCATGCGGTGGTGATGTGAGTATTCTAATGGAATATGTAGATGCAGAAAATGATATAAATATTAAATTGTATGAAGAAGTAGTTAAGTGTTTTCAAAATGGAGAAAAAGCTTCTATAATTAGAAAGTTTTTTAATGATGGGAATAAGATAAATTATTTATATAAGAATGGTGAAATGATTTTTACTTCAAATACTGTTGAAAGAGAAAATATTGATAAATATTCAGATATAGTAAGGTATAGAGATCTTGTTCTTATTAAAGAGGAAAATGCAAATGTACTTATTGAACCTATATGTAATTTAGGTAGATTATATATTTTTGGTGCAGGCCATGTTTCTCAAAAACTTGCTGAACTTGCAAAAAAGATTGATTTTATGGTTACAGTAGTAGATGGTAGATCAGAGTTTGCAAATGTAGAGAGATTTCCAACTACTGATGAAATTATTGTTCCAGATTCTTTCGAAGGATGTTTTAAAGAATTACCCATAGATAAGGATAGTTATATTATAATTGTAACAAGTGGACATATTTTTGATTTGACTTGTTTAAAACAGGCTTTAAGGACAGATGCATATTATATTGGAATGATAGGAAGTAGAAGAAAACGTAATATTGTTTATGAAGCACTTAAAAAAGACGGATTTACCCTTGATGATTTTAATAAAGTTCATAACCCAATAGGTCTTGAAATTGGAGCTGAAACGCCTGAAGAAATTGCAGTAAGTATTTCAGCAGAACTTATTAAGGTGAGACGCGAGAGGATGAAATGA
- a CDS encoding DVU_1551 family NTP transferase, with product MKSYAAIILAAGYSSRMGDFKPLMDLGGKNSLQRCINLFKNAGINDIIVVTGYQNNRIEEMLTDDIRTVVNNKYNEGMFSSIKAGAKVLSKNTDAFFLLPVDIASVKVHTIEKMIGTYEKIQDGILFPTFNEEKGHPTLISCSLVEEILMKNPEGGLREILSEHKEQWYYEETADRGILLDMDTKEDVKVLYEHILKEPFPDYEECLEILRLCKVKQETIEHMISVSEFSKKIAILINEKGYNLNINAAFSGALLHDVAKGKKDHAEEGATIAQNFGYVCLSEIIGEHMELKTVSKIDEKKIVYICDKLLKGTQLVTLNKRFEESFCRYEHSEDILKNVNKRYEDAKVIKNNIENILGNSLENLR from the coding sequence ATGAAAAGCTATGCTGCAATAATCCTTGCAGCAGGTTATTCTTCAAGGATGGGAGATTTCAAACCGCTTATGGATTTAGGTGGGAAAAATTCTCTTCAAAGATGTATAAATCTTTTTAAAAATGCTGGAATTAATGACATTATTGTGGTTACAGGCTATCAAAATAATAGGATTGAAGAAATGCTAACAGATGATATTAGAACTGTAGTAAATAATAAATATAATGAAGGTATGTTTTCATCAATAAAAGCTGGAGCAAAAGTACTTTCAAAAAATACAGATGCTTTCTTTCTATTACCAGTAGATATTGCATCTGTGAAAGTACACACAATTGAAAAAATGATAGGAACTTATGAAAAAATACAAGATGGAATTTTATTTCCAACATTTAATGAAGAAAAGGGCCATCCTACATTAATATCATGTTCATTAGTGGAAGAAATATTAATGAAGAATCCTGAAGGCGGATTAAGAGAAATTTTAAGTGAGCATAAAGAGCAGTGGTATTATGAAGAAACAGCGGATAGAGGTATTTTACTTGATATGGACACTAAAGAAGACGTTAAAGTTCTTTATGAGCATATATTAAAAGAACCTTTTCCTGATTATGAGGAATGTTTGGAGATATTAAGATTATGTAAGGTTAAGCAAGAAACAATTGAGCATATGATAAGCGTAAGTGAATTTTCAAAGAAAATAGCAATTTTGATTAATGAAAAGGGGTATAATTTAAATATAAATGCTGCATTTTCAGGTGCGTTGCTTCATGATGTAGCTAAGGGGAAAAAAGATCATGCAGAAGAAGGCGCAACAATTGCTCAGAACTTTGGGTATGTTTGTTTGAGTGAAATAATAGGTGAACATATGGAGCTTAAAACTGTTAGCAAAATTGATGAAAAGAAAATAGTTTATATTTGCGATAAACTTTTAAAAGGAACTCAGTTAGTTACCTTAAATAAAAGATTTGAAGAATCATTTTGTAGGTATGAACATTCTGAAGATATATTGAAAAATGTTAACAAAAGGTATGAGGATGCAAAAGTTATAAAGAATAATATTGAAAACATACTTGGAAACAGCTTAGAAAACTTGAGGTGA
- a CDS encoding histidine phosphatase family protein yields MKRYIYLLRHGETEYGKEKKYLGHTDCNLSKDGESNGRYLASIFQNHEIVIQSIFSSDLKRCKDTINIVFPERKVTFLEQLREINMGEWDGLTFDEVKTKYAQDYKNRGENIAEFTIKDGESFSKCQKRAVTVFKDIINSTKGNIVICSHAGFIRTLLCSLSNIDLKDMFDIKQNYGAINIITCEGQNFFVEGINLKSV; encoded by the coding sequence ATGAAAAGGTATATTTATCTTTTAAGGCATGGAGAAACTGAATATGGAAAAGAAAAAAAATATTTAGGACATACAGATTGTAACCTTTCTAAAGATGGGGAAAGCAATGGGAGGTATTTAGCTAGCATTTTTCAAAATCATGAAATAGTAATACAAAGTATCTTTAGTAGTGATTTAAAGAGGTGTAAAGACACAATAAACATAGTTTTCCCAGAAAGAAAAGTAACTTTTTTAGAACAATTGAGAGAAATAAATATGGGAGAGTGGGATGGATTAACTTTTGATGAAGTTAAAACTAAGTATGCGCAGGATTATAAAAATAGGGGAGAAAATATAGCAGAGTTTACAATAAAAGATGGTGAATCCTTTAGTAAATGTCAAAAAAGAGCAGTAACTGTTTTTAAGGATATAATTAATTCAACTAAGGGTAATATTGTTATTTGTAGTCATGCAGGTTTTATAAGAACACTACTTTGTAGCCTCTCAAATATAGACTTAAAAGATATGTTTGATATAAAACAAAATTATGGAGCGATTAACATTATAACCTGTGAGGGACAAAATTTCTTTGTTGAAGGTATTAATTTAAAGAGCGTATAG